One Pseudomonas lalucatii genomic window carries:
- a CDS encoding NADH:ubiquinone oxidoreductase has protein sequence MRRLAPLILCTLSSLAWGEACVIHSQAERLDVKVCQQNRSIPPNLFRSGFCQPQLKGQKVEVAFVEQCPPGAFGVCRSARVGGTPYQQDIHYYGVASDANYLRPACEQQSQGVWMAR, from the coding sequence ATGCGTCGTCTAGCGCCGCTCATTCTCTGCACCCTGTCCTCCCTGGCCTGGGGCGAAGCCTGCGTGATTCACAGCCAGGCCGAGCGCCTGGACGTCAAGGTCTGCCAGCAGAACCGCAGCATCCCGCCGAACCTGTTCCGCAGCGGCTTCTGCCAACCGCAGCTGAAGGGGCAGAAGGTCGAGGTGGCCTTCGTCGAGCAGTGCCCGCCGGGCGCCTTCGGCGTCTGTCGCAGCGCCAGGGTCGGCGGCACGCCCTACCAGCAGGACATCCACTACTACGGCGTGGCCAGCGACGCCAACTACCTCAGGCCCGCCTGCGAGCAGCAGAGCCAGGGCGTCTGGATGGCCCGCTAG
- the blaOXA gene encoding class D beta-lactamase, whose amino-acid sequence MQRMLCGVLLVLVGHAQALDWQDSPAVSRAFAQAGATGTFVLHEVGSDRLQGHNRRRAATRYSPASTFKIANSLIGLATGAVASVDEVFPYDGQPQFLKSWERDMGLREAIRVSNLSAYQMLARRIGLPRMRRQVAALVYGNGEVGTAVDRFWLDGPLAISAVEQAEFLARLSQDRLPLAPAIQAKVREISLLEQGPGWRLYGKTGWATSVEPAIGWWVGWLEQDGKGYSFALNMDIHGPAELPRRMALGKASLRALGLL is encoded by the coding sequence ATGCAACGCATGCTATGCGGCGTCCTGCTGGTGCTGGTTGGCCACGCCCAGGCCCTGGACTGGCAGGACAGTCCGGCCGTGTCTCGGGCGTTCGCCCAGGCCGGGGCGACGGGCACCTTCGTCCTCCACGAGGTCGGCAGCGACCGGCTGCAGGGCCACAACCGGCGGCGCGCGGCAACCCGCTACAGCCCGGCCTCCACCTTCAAGATCGCCAACAGCCTGATCGGCCTGGCGACGGGGGCGGTCGCCAGCGTCGACGAGGTGTTCCCCTACGACGGCCAGCCGCAGTTCCTCAAGAGCTGGGAGCGCGACATGGGCCTGCGCGAGGCGATCAGGGTGTCCAACCTGTCCGCCTACCAGATGCTGGCGCGGCGCATCGGCCTGCCGCGCATGCGCCGCCAGGTGGCGGCCCTGGTCTATGGCAACGGCGAGGTCGGCACTGCAGTCGACAGGTTCTGGCTGGACGGGCCGCTGGCGATCAGCGCGGTGGAGCAGGCCGAGTTCCTCGCCCGCCTGAGCCAGGACCGACTGCCCCTGGCGCCGGCCATCCAGGCCAAGGTGCGGGAGATCAGCCTGCTCGAGCAGGGGCCGGGCTGGCGCCTGTATGGCAAGACCGGCTGGGCGACGTCCGTCGAGCCGGCCATCGGCTGGTGGGTGGGCTGGCTGGAACAGGACGGCAAGGGCTACAGCTTCGCGCTGAACATGGACATCCACGGCCCGGCCGAGCTGCCCCGGCGCATGGCCCTGGGCAAGGCCAGCCTGCGCGCCCTGGGGCTGCTGTAG
- a CDS encoding DUF1826 domain-containing protein encodes MQALRLHAAPRQVLSAHHEVLTEVLHEGVNLAVWQRRLAPPVEEFARLLLAQPLEVSESLQIEIDADETLHMPPLLAAQAELPGHAAFVADLTWLAQAFACLLDARRVGLRLRSLAKPMCPRFHVDHVPLRLISTYAGVASEWLREGAMERGSLGDPQAEPGGSGQVQQLQAGWVALAKGEKWSGNEGGGLIHRSPAPPAGARRLLLTLDWLA; translated from the coding sequence ATGCAGGCCCTGCGGTTGCATGCGGCGCCGCGGCAGGTGCTGAGCGCGCACCACGAGGTGCTGACCGAGGTTCTGCACGAGGGGGTCAACCTGGCCGTCTGGCAGCGTCGCCTGGCGCCGCCGGTAGAGGAATTCGCCCGGCTGCTGCTGGCGCAGCCGCTGGAGGTGAGCGAGTCCCTGCAGATCGAGATCGACGCGGACGAGACGCTGCACATGCCGCCGCTACTGGCGGCCCAGGCCGAGCTGCCGGGGCACGCCGCCTTTGTCGCCGACCTCACCTGGCTGGCACAGGCCTTCGCCTGCCTGCTCGATGCCCGCCGTGTGGGGCTGCGCCTGCGCAGCCTGGCCAAGCCGATGTGCCCACGTTTTCATGTCGACCACGTGCCGCTGCGGCTGATCAGCACCTATGCCGGGGTGGCCAGCGAGTGGCTGCGCGAGGGCGCCATGGAACGCGGGAGCCTGGGCGATCCGCAGGCCGAGCCGGGCGGGAGCGGGCAGGTTCAGCAGCTGCAGGCGGGCTGGGTGGCGCTGGCCAAGGGCGAGAAGTGGTCGGGCAACGAGGGCGGCGGGCTCATCCATCGCTCGCCCGCGCCTCCCGCTGGCGCGCGCCGGCTCCTGCTGACCCTGGACTGGCTGGCCTAG
- a CDS encoding DUF3301 domain-containing protein, whose amino-acid sequence MLTLGNIFVLMLLATAGAWLWHAHGLRERALALVKQHCARADVELLDGNVALRRIALLADARGRKRLARVYGFEFTVTGEQRHAGSIVMFGQQLGRIELAPHPFNAPPADNPRVIELERWRREREQ is encoded by the coding sequence ATGCTGACCCTCGGCAATATTTTCGTCCTGATGCTGCTGGCCACCGCCGGCGCCTGGCTGTGGCACGCCCACGGCCTGCGCGAACGCGCCCTGGCCCTGGTCAAGCAGCATTGCGCCAGGGCCGATGTCGAGTTGCTCGACGGCAACGTCGCCCTGCGGCGGATCGCCCTGCTGGCCGATGCCCGCGGGCGCAAGCGTCTGGCCCGGGTCTACGGCTTCGAGTTCACCGTCACCGGCGAGCAGCGCCATGCCGGCAGCATCGTCATGTTCGGCCAGCAGCTGGGCCGCATCGAACTGGCGCCGCACCCCTTCAATGCGCCGCCGGCGGACAATCCCCGGGTCATCGAGCTGGAGCGCTGGCGCCGCGAACGCGAGCAGTAG
- a CDS encoding alpha/beta fold hydrolase, with translation MHLESWSHACSAGFTLRGWHSPPSGKPLLHFLHGNGYCGRVYEPMLERLAEDFDLWLCDVQGHGDSDHGGRFHGWNRSAELALEAFAQGRGAFGGVPVHAAGHSFGAVLSSLMLAQQPQLFQRAVLLDPVLFTPAMIGVMALSDVVGLSRRNTLASKARKRRRLWPDRLAAHAALHGRGMFRGWTEAAFEAYINHALRDTEQGVELKCRPSREADIFASFPKRLWPSLAKVQTPTQVLYGQASYPFVAKSVARWCAGNPHVHAQVVPGGHCFMQEQPDAAAERVRAFLRPAG, from the coding sequence ATGCATCTAGAGTCCTGGTCCCACGCCTGTTCCGCCGGCTTCACCCTGCGCGGCTGGCACAGCCCGCCCTCGGGCAAGCCGCTGCTGCACTTCCTGCATGGCAACGGCTATTGCGGACGGGTCTACGAGCCCATGCTGGAGCGCCTGGCGGAGGACTTCGACCTGTGGTTGTGCGACGTCCAGGGGCATGGCGACAGCGATCATGGCGGCCGCTTCCACGGCTGGAACCGCAGCGCCGAACTGGCCCTGGAGGCCTTCGCCCAGGGCCGCGGCGCCTTCGGCGGCGTGCCCGTCCATGCCGCCGGCCACAGCTTCGGCGCCGTGCTCAGCAGCCTGATGCTGGCCCAGCAGCCGCAGCTGTTCCAGCGCGCCGTGCTGCTCGACCCGGTGCTCTTCACCCCGGCGATGATCGGCGTGATGGCGCTGTCCGACGTGGTCGGCCTGAGCCGGCGCAATACCCTGGCGAGCAAGGCGCGCAAGCGCCGCCGGCTGTGGCCGGACCGTCTCGCCGCGCATGCCGCCCTGCATGGCCGGGGCATGTTCCGTGGCTGGACCGAGGCGGCGTTCGAGGCCTATATCAACCATGCGTTGAGGGACACCGAACAGGGCGTCGAGCTGAAGTGCCGGCCGAGCCGCGAGGCGGACATCTTCGCCTCCTTCCCCAAGCGCCTGTGGCCGTCCCTGGCCAAGGTGCAGACACCGACCCAGGTGCTCTACGGCCAGGCCAGCTACCCCTTCGTCGCCAAGTCGGTGGCGCGCTGGTGCGCCGGCAATCCCCATGTGCATGCCCAGGTGGTCCCGGGCGGGCACTGCTTCATGCAGGAGCAGCCGGACGCCGCCGCCGAGCGGGTGCGGGCGTTCCTCCGGCCCGCCGGCTGA
- the dksA gene encoding RNA polymerase-binding protein DksA produces MTEAELLAQPPADYMNDAQQHFFRALLLSQRGELQARIAAEFEALRERETSSDPADIGSAEEQRQWQLRQLEREKKLLDKIDEALARLARGEYGWCRETGEPIGLRRLLLRPTASLCIEAKERQEQREKHLRDRDQ; encoded by the coding sequence CTGACCGAAGCCGAACTGCTCGCCCAGCCGCCCGCTGACTATATGAACGACGCCCAGCAGCATTTCTTCCGCGCCTTGCTGCTGAGCCAGCGCGGCGAACTGCAGGCGCGTATCGCCGCGGAGTTCGAGGCCCTGCGCGAGCGCGAAACCAGCAGCGACCCGGCCGATATCGGCAGCGCCGAGGAACAGCGGCAGTGGCAGCTGCGCCAGCTCGAGCGGGAGAAGAAGCTGCTCGACAAGATCGATGAAGCCCTGGCCCGCCTGGCCCGCGGCGAATACGGCTGGTGCCGCGAGACCGGCGAGCCGATTGGCCTCAGGCGCCTGCTGCTGCGGCCCACCGCCAGCCTGTGCATCGAAGCCAAGGAACGCCAGGAACAGCGGGAAAAACACCTGCGCGACCGTGATCAATGA
- a CDS encoding SDR family NAD(P)-dependent oxidoreductase: MSTPVILITGAAGGLGRAIAKRFSQSHWRVTATDVDKGGLHALNGQVPLDFSCTADLRSAGNCHELIAKVMASTGRLDAVVNAAGVWREGAVEQFAEEDFDLVMGVNLKAAFYLSQAAIPHLKEFRGSIVNIASDAGRQAYRGSAAYCASKAALVMLSKTLALELAEHGVRVNALSPGDIATPMLDYQAERYGKGNPTAYKRELLSLYPQGRGARFLRPEEVAEMVWYLCQPHAEAITGADLAIDFGLSAGR; this comes from the coding sequence ATGAGCACGCCCGTTATCCTCATCACCGGCGCCGCCGGCGGCCTCGGCCGCGCCATCGCCAAGCGCTTCTCCCAGAGCCACTGGCGAGTCACCGCCACCGATGTCGACAAGGGCGGCCTGCATGCACTCAACGGCCAGGTGCCGCTGGACTTCAGCTGCACCGCCGACCTGCGCAGCGCCGGCAACTGCCATGAGCTGATCGCCAAGGTCATGGCCAGCACCGGCCGCCTGGACGCCGTGGTCAATGCCGCCGGGGTCTGGCGCGAGGGCGCGGTGGAGCAGTTCGCCGAGGAGGACTTCGACCTGGTCATGGGGGTCAACCTGAAGGCCGCCTTCTACCTCAGCCAGGCGGCCATCCCCCACCTCAAGGAATTCCGCGGCAGCATCGTCAACATCGCCAGCGATGCCGGACGCCAGGCCTATCGCGGCTCGGCCGCCTACTGTGCGAGCAAGGCGGCGCTGGTGATGCTGAGCAAGACCCTGGCCCTGGAACTGGCGGAGCACGGGGTGCGGGTCAACGCGCTATCCCCCGGCGACATCGCCACGCCGATGCTCGACTACCAGGCCGAGCGCTACGGCAAGGGCAACCCCACGGCCTACAAGCGCGAGCTGCTCAGCCTCTACCCGCAGGGCCGCGGCGCGCGCTTCCTGCGCCCCGAGGAGGTGGCCGAGATGGTCTGGTACCTGTGCCAGCCCCACGCCGAGGCCATCACCGGCGCCGACCTGGCGATCGACTTCGGCCTCTCGGCGGGGCGCTAG
- the zigA gene encoding zinc metallochaperone GTPase ZigA yields the protein MTERLPVTVLSGFLGAGKSTLLNYVLKNREGLRVAVIVNDMSEINIDGREVQRDVSLNRTEERLVEMSNGCICCTLREDLLEEVARLARDGRFDYLLIESTGISEPLPVAETFTFRDEQGQSLADLARLDTLVTVVDGVNFLRDFHAADSLASRGETLGEEDERSITDLLIEQVEFADVILISKTDLICSAEREELSAILRGLNTEAEILPMVMGQVPLAKVLDTGRFDFARAAQAPGWLKELRGEHVAETEAYGIASGAYQARRPFHPERFFDFLGREWSNGRLLRSKGYFWLASKPQEAGSWSQAGGLMRHGYAGRWWRFVPEAQWPQDAESQATIMGKWHATVGDCRQELVFIGQNLDFARLRRELDACLLNDAEMAAGPQAWALLPDPFGPWAEEAA from the coding sequence ATGACCGAACGACTACCCGTGACCGTGCTATCGGGCTTTCTCGGTGCCGGCAAAAGCACCCTGCTCAATTACGTCCTGAAGAACCGCGAGGGCCTCAGGGTCGCGGTGATCGTCAACGACATGAGCGAGATCAACATCGATGGCCGCGAGGTCCAGCGCGATGTCAGCCTGAACCGCACCGAGGAACGCCTGGTGGAGATGAGCAACGGCTGCATCTGCTGCACCCTGCGCGAAGACCTGCTGGAAGAGGTCGCGCGTCTGGCCCGGGACGGCCGCTTCGACTACCTGCTGATCGAGTCCACCGGCATCAGCGAGCCGCTGCCGGTGGCCGAGACCTTCACCTTCCGCGACGAGCAGGGCCAGAGCTTGGCCGACCTGGCGCGCCTGGACACCCTGGTGACGGTGGTGGACGGGGTCAACTTCCTGCGGGACTTCCACGCCGCCGACAGCCTGGCCAGCCGTGGCGAAACCCTCGGCGAGGAAGACGAGCGCTCGATCACCGACCTGCTGATCGAGCAGGTGGAGTTCGCCGACGTCATCCTGATCAGCAAGACCGACCTGATCTGCAGCGCCGAGCGCGAGGAGCTGAGCGCCATTCTGCGCGGCCTCAATACCGAAGCCGAGATCCTGCCGATGGTCATGGGTCAGGTGCCGTTGGCGAAGGTCCTCGACACCGGGCGCTTCGACTTCGCCCGCGCCGCCCAGGCGCCGGGCTGGCTCAAGGAACTGCGCGGCGAGCATGTGGCGGAGACCGAGGCATACGGCATCGCCTCCGGCGCCTACCAGGCGCGCCGGCCCTTCCACCCCGAGCGCTTCTTCGATTTCCTCGGGCGGGAGTGGAGCAATGGCCGTTTGCTGCGCTCCAAGGGCTACTTCTGGCTGGCCAGCAAGCCGCAGGAGGCCGGCAGCTGGTCGCAGGCCGGCGGCCTGATGCGCCACGGCTACGCCGGGCGCTGGTGGCGCTTCGTGCCCGAGGCGCAGTGGCCGCAGGACGCCGAGAGCCAGGCGACGATCATGGGCAAGTGGCACGCCACGGTCGGCGACTGCCGCCAGGAGCTGGTGTTCATCGGCCAGAACCTCGACTTCGCCCGGCTGCGCCGCGAACTGGACGCTTGCCTGCTGAACGACGCCGAGATGGCCGCCGGCCCGCAGGCCTGGGCGCTGCTGCCCGATCCGTTCGGCCCCTGGGCCGAGGAGGCCGCCTGA
- a CDS encoding acyl-CoA thioesterase produces the protein MEAGNAQLSMTVLMTPDMANFSGNVHGGTLLKYLDEVAYACASRYAGCYVVTLSVDQVTFREPIHVGELVTFLASVNYTGRSSMEIGIKVVTENIRQRSVRHTNSCFFTMVAVDEQGKPTPVPPRQPQGSEEQRRFAQGQQRRAIRQELEQRYQQLKDED, from the coding sequence ATGGAAGCCGGAAACGCCCAACTGTCGATGACCGTGTTGATGACCCCGGATATGGCCAACTTCTCCGGCAACGTCCACGGCGGCACCCTGCTCAAGTACCTCGACGAGGTCGCCTATGCCTGCGCCAGCCGCTACGCCGGCTGCTACGTGGTGACCCTGTCGGTGGACCAGGTGACCTTCCGCGAGCCGATCCACGTCGGCGAGCTGGTGACCTTCCTCGCCTCGGTCAACTACACCGGGCGCAGCTCCATGGAAATCGGCATCAAGGTGGTCACCGAGAATATCCGCCAGCGCTCGGTGCGCCACACCAACAGCTGCTTCTTCACCATGGTCGCCGTCGACGAGCAGGGCAAGCCCACCCCGGTGCCGCCGCGCCAGCCCCAGGGCTCGGAGGAACAGCGGCGCTTCGCCCAGGGCCAGCAGCGCCGGGCCATCCGCCAGGAACTGGAGCAGCGCTACCAGCAGCTCAAGGACGAGGACTGA
- a CDS encoding metal ABC transporter ATP-binding protein: protein MIRCQHLQWGPSGQPLTPPLDLHLPSGSLSGLIGSNGCGKSSLLKIIAGLQQPLRGRLELGVPRLGGVAYLVQQQALDRQFPIDLHSLVSAGFWRSPLSRRERQARLCQVLDDWGLYGLQRHSLQALSGGELQRALLARLSLTDAQVLLLDEPEAALDDQGQTLLWQHIRRWQAEGRTQLLVSHDLASLGQRLDHALQLSRSGCRFAPIRQLIGQRSPLEQVA from the coding sequence ATGATCCGCTGCCAGCACCTGCAATGGGGGCCGAGCGGCCAGCCGCTGACCCCTCCGCTGGATCTGCACTTGCCCAGCGGCAGCCTGAGCGGGCTGATCGGCAGTAACGGGTGCGGCAAGAGCAGCCTGCTCAAGATAATCGCCGGCCTGCAACAACCGCTGCGCGGACGCCTCGAACTGGGTGTGCCGCGCCTGGGTGGCGTGGCCTATCTGGTGCAACAGCAGGCCCTCGACCGGCAATTCCCGATCGACCTGCACAGCCTGGTCAGCGCCGGCTTCTGGCGCAGCCCGCTGAGTCGCCGCGAACGCCAGGCGCGCCTGTGCCAGGTCCTGGACGATTGGGGCCTGTACGGTTTGCAGCGACACTCGCTGCAGGCGCTCTCCGGTGGCGAACTGCAGCGCGCACTGCTGGCCCGCCTGAGCCTGACCGACGCCCAGGTACTGCTGCTCGACGAACCCGAAGCGGCCCTGGACGATCAGGGCCAGACCCTGCTCTGGCAGCATATCCGCCGCTGGCAAGCCGAGGGCCGCACCCAGCTGCTGGTCAGCCATGACCTCGCCAGCCTCGGCCAGCGCCTGGACCACGCCCTGCAGCTGTCGCGCAGCGGCTGCCGCTTCGCGCCTATCCGTCAGCTGATCGGCCAGCGCTCGCCCTTGGAACAGGTGGCCTAG
- the folE2 gene encoding GTP cyclohydrolase FolE2 — MNALTLPDIAGQTTHYPQPLDWVGMSAIALPLLFAGQRINARADAGVSLDDGGARGIHMSRLYLALQTLEAESLSPMLLRQMLEQFLDNHVQLSNSAYLDLRGEALLNRPALVSPLAGWKAYPFEVRARQDSRGFHVELQVQLDYSSTCPCSAALARQLIQQRFSDDFANQHLSHQEVLAWLGSTQGILATPHSQRSTATLQVRLSPQADDLPLIELIDRAERALGTAVQTAVKRADEQAFALANGQNLMFCEDAARRLHSALLLQSGLSAFSLRVVHAESLHAHDAVAASSWNWSPA; from the coding sequence ATGAACGCCCTGACCCTGCCGGATATTGCCGGCCAAACGACTCACTACCCACAACCCCTGGACTGGGTCGGCATGAGCGCAATCGCCCTGCCGCTGCTGTTTGCCGGGCAACGGATCAACGCCCGCGCCGACGCCGGGGTCAGCCTGGATGATGGTGGCGCGCGCGGCATTCATATGTCACGCCTGTATCTGGCGCTACAGACCTTGGAGGCTGAAAGCCTCAGCCCTATGCTGTTACGCCAGATGCTGGAGCAGTTTCTCGACAACCATGTACAACTGTCGAATAGCGCTTATCTCGACCTGCGTGGCGAAGCGCTGTTGAACCGCCCGGCCTTGGTCAGTCCGCTCGCCGGCTGGAAGGCCTATCCCTTCGAAGTGCGTGCACGCCAGGATTCGCGGGGGTTCCACGTGGAACTGCAGGTACAGCTCGACTATTCCTCGACCTGTCCCTGCTCGGCGGCGCTGGCCCGCCAACTGATCCAGCAGCGCTTTAGCGACGACTTCGCCAATCAGCATCTCAGCCATCAAGAGGTGCTGGCCTGGCTCGGCTCCACCCAGGGCATTCTGGCCACGCCGCACAGCCAGCGCAGCACTGCCACCCTGCAGGTGCGCCTGAGCCCGCAGGCCGATGATCTGCCCCTGATAGAGCTGATCGACCGTGCCGAACGGGCCCTGGGCACTGCCGTACAAACCGCGGTCAAGCGCGCCGACGAGCAGGCCTTCGCCCTGGCCAACGGGCAGAACCTGATGTTCTGCGAAGATGCCGCACGGCGCCTGCATAGCGCCCTGTTGCTGCAGTCAGGGTTGAGCGCCTTCAGCCTGCGCGTGGTGCATGCGGAAAGCCTGCATGCCCACGACGCCGTGGCCGCCAGCAGCTGGAACTGGAGCCCGGCATGA